The following are from one region of the Rhipicephalus microplus isolate Deutch F79 chromosome 1, USDA_Rmic, whole genome shotgun sequence genome:
- the LOC119160161 gene encoding uncharacterized protein LOC119160161 isoform X2 gives MNVQMLAELLGSGNDKVERPGPSSSENSSPVAATLDDLPDDYPQEVQGVSTSNPQTCDQCVQTDVKRTRNKSVRADVPPPTRYKGVQAGFQPTTCNKGVQTDVKKSRG, from the exons ATGAATGTTCAG ATGCTTGCAGAATTGCTAGGCAGTGGAAATGACAAAGTGGAAAGGCCAGGCCCCAGTTCAAGTGAGAACTCTTCAccag TGGCTGCAACACTTGATGATTTACCAGATGATTATCCCCAGGAGGTACAAGGAGTGAGCACTTCCAATCCACAAACTTGTGACCAGTGCGTGCAAACAGATGTGAAGCGAACACGCAACAAGAGCGTGCGCGCAGATGTGCCGCCGCCAACACGCTACAAGGGCGTGCAGGCAGGTTTTCAGCCAACAACATGCAACAAGGGCGTGCAGACAGATGTAAagaaaagcagaggttaa
- the LOC119160161 gene encoding uncharacterized protein LOC119160161 isoform X1 — MYANESANTLTDVPSNSVSQCVGGTASNSEDTSPVGKAALRRARDAERKRRRRAEDPQLREREAAARRQRRAEDPQREAAAIRQRRAVDSQLREREAAARRKRRQENPGAEAACKRRRREADLDAARERERAAMAAWRAKQYATPNARFKRDFLDRSFGHSSKMLAELLGSGNDKVERPGPSSSENSSPVAATLDDLPDDYPQEVQGVSTSNPQTCDQCVQTDVKRTRNKSVRADVPPPTRYKGVQAGFQPTTCNKGVQTDVKKSRG; from the exons atgtatgctaacgaatccgcaaacacacttactgacgtcccttccaatagcgtcagccagtgtgttggcggaaccgcaagcaaTTCCGAAGACACTTCGCCCGTGGGCAAGGCCGcgctgagaagagctcgcgatgcggaacgaaaacgtcggcgtcgagcggaagacccccagctccgagaacgtgaagcagctgcgagacgtcagcgtcgagcggaGGATCCCCAACGCGAAGCAGCTGCGATACGTCAACGTCGAGCGGTAGATTCCCAGCTTCGAGAACGCGAAGCTGCTGCGAGGCGTAAGCGTCGGCAAGAGAATCCGGGCGCTGAAGCCGCGTGCAAGCGTCGACGCCGCGAGGCCGATCTCGATGCCGCCCGCGAGCGCGAGCGCGCCGCGATGGCGGCGTGGCGAGCCAAGCAGTACGCCAcacccaacgctcgcttcaaacGAGACTTCCTCGACCGGAGCTTCGGCCACAGCAgcaag ATGCTTGCAGAATTGCTAGGCAGTGGAAATGACAAAGTGGAAAGGCCAGGCCCCAGTTCAAGTGAGAACTCTTCAccag TGGCTGCAACACTTGATGATTTACCAGATGATTATCCCCAGGAGGTACAAGGAGTGAGCACTTCCAATCCACAAACTTGTGACCAGTGCGTGCAAACAGATGTGAAGCGAACACGCAACAAGAGCGTGCGCGCAGATGTGCCGCCGCCAACACGCTACAAGGGCGTGCAGGCAGGTTTTCAGCCAACAACATGCAACAAGGGCGTGCAGACAGATGTAAagaaaagcagaggttaa